In Prochlorococcus marinus XMU1404, the sequence AATAGGCGATATTAACTACCCGTTAGTTTCTGATTTGAAAAGAGAAATCTGCCAGGCATACAATGTTCTTAATGATGATGGAGAAGCAGATAGAGGTTTATTTCTTATCAATCCTGAAGGAATAGTTATGCATACGACTGTTAACAAAGCACCTGTCGGCAGAAATGTTGATGAAACATTAAGAATCCTTCAAGGTTATCAATACGTTGCAGCAAACCCAGATGAAGTATGTCCAGCGAATTGGACCCCAGGTGAGAAAACAATGTTAGAGGATCCCAAAGGGAGTAAGGAATATTTTTCTGCGCTATAGAAGGATTAGTAACTTTTAAGTAAGTATTGAGTAGTAAATAATTATAAAAAAATAAAAAATAAACATATTCAAAAAGGGGGTAATATCCTCTTTTTGAGGTCTCCGAACAATCCAATCGCTTAAATTCGATTTATAAGATAAAAAAGACCACGTAAAATAAGATATTTCTATTGCAATTAATATAAAAACATTAATTAAATTTATGTCATTTAAACCAAAATATCTATTTATATGAAACTGATTATCAACATTAATATTATTAACTTGAATATACCAGAGGTAAAAAGAAATCAATATAAAATTTACTAAAATTAATTTTTTAAATAAAAGCATAGGTTTCTTAAAAATTAATAGAATAGAAATTAAAAATATGAATAAACTAAACTTAAAAATATCAGGTTTTTGTATATTGTTTCCTTCAAAAAATAAATTATATATAAGATCAAAATTTATATATATATAATCAACTATTAAGTACGAGAGAAATATCAAATTTGTTGCTACTAAAAATAATAATGCTTTCCCTTTAATTGTTTTTTTACTACAAATATTATTTTTTTTAAAATTATAGTATGTATAGTTATTTATGGAGTTTAAACATATCAAAGATGGGCATATTATGCCGCTCAAATAGTAAAGAATTGAATAAAATGAAAAATCATTAATATTGAATAAAGACAAATTAAACCATTGTTTTTGAACAAATGGAATAATAAGCAAGAATGAAAGTGTAACTAATAATCTCGCTGAATTGTTTTTAATAAGCAAAAAATATTTTATTTTTTTTAATTTAAAACAATTAAATCAAACTTTCAACAATTCAGAAGTTGTTTTTTTGAAAACTTGTTTATCTATAGTTTCTAGATTTAAAAGTATATCAACTAATTTATCTAGTAAAACTCTATTTTTTTTTAATATGTCTATTGAATTATTTAATGAAATCTTAGAAATCTTTATGATTTCATTATCTATTCTTGAACTAGTATTTTCTGCTATGAGAGGCTTTCTTCTAAATAATCCTTCTCCCAAAAACATTTCATTATTAGAGTCCATTGAAATTGGACCAATAATTGAAAATCCAAATTTTGTAACCATTTCTCTCACTATATTTGTTGCATAAGAAATATCATTTATGGAGCATTGAGTTATTTCACTTTCGCCAAAAACTATAATTT encodes:
- a CDS encoding peroxiredoxin — protein: MSLRVGQEAPDFSATAVYDQEFKEITLSGLRGKWVVLFFYPLDFTFVCPTEITAFSDRYQDFSSLNTEILGVSVDSKHCHLAWIQTPRNEGGIGDINYPLVSDLKREICQAYNVLNDDGEADRGLFLINPEGIVMHTTVNKAPVGRNVDETLRILQGYQYVAANPDEVCPANWTPGEKTMLEDPKGSKEYFSAL